One Rhododendron vialii isolate Sample 1 chromosome 2a, ASM3025357v1 genomic region harbors:
- the LOC131315532 gene encoding uncharacterized protein LOC131315532 — protein MKSGESDMVTEDFRLILSPLASLRWSPLRLTPSPPRHFLPSSSSMVMQYQGSNQSMDDPPQNQEHDNMVDSALYLAGDSALLQQQQQLRQNWSEASDWRPRGGVMTMNVLELQSNNQGFEESNMGFEEESEEMSCFYFPPSSPTYFPLYPPMPSVCFVSTNIQEDISLALSYQHILEDKSGALHVINGVERKNDIYQLLIDGFASYLRNKFGDLNQIARAPGVVPKGMESLVDNILEQDDYDEREVTLRRINCLEQQDKDMVDQPVFEVVGVVQQIIQNRGGELDVILGGGVLMINGLERRDCQGSPMTPETLRICQANVSVRVWQGHGGQWESEMRYRCNRLNIGSFTTVEDAISTYELVARLSGWMDVTDFPGLSENANRSKLLLQLPPSAQEEKP, from the coding sequence ATGAAAAGTGGAGAGTCGGACATGGTTACTGAAGATTTCCGCTTGATTTTGTCGCCCTTAGCTTCCCTTAGGTGGTCGCCGCTACGCTTGACTCCGTCGCCGCCACGACATTTTCTACCCTCGTCCAGTTCAATGGTCATGCAGTATCAAGGGTCTAATCAATCCATGGACGATCCGCCACAAAATCAAGAGCACGACAACATGGTTGACTCGGCACTGTACTTGGCCGGAGACTCGGCGTtgttgcagcagcagcagcagctacgTCAGAACTGGAGCGAGGCGTCAGATTGGAGGCCAAGAGGGGGAGTTATGACGATGAACGTGCTGGAGTTACAGAGCAACAATCAGGGCTTTGAAGAATCGAATATGGGTTTTGAGGAAGAATCGGAGGAGATGAGCTGTTTCTATTTCCCTCCGTCGTCGCCCACATATTTCCCTCTTTATCCGCCAATGCCAAGTGTTTGTTTCGTTTCTACTAATATACAGGAGGACATAAGCTTGGCATTGTCTTATCAGCACATACTTGAGGACAAGAGCGGTGCATTGCATGTGATCAACGGGGTGGAACGCAAGAACGACATCTATCAACTGCTGATCGACGGCTTTGCGTCTTACCTGCGTAACAAGTTCGGTGATTTGAATCAAATAGCAAGGGCGCCGGGCGTGGTGCCCAAAGGCATGGAGTCGTTGGTGGATAACATATTGGAACAAGATGACTACGATGAGAGAGAAGTGACATTAAGGCGGATCAACTGCTTGGAACAACAGGACAAGGACATGGTTGACCAGCCGGTTTTCGAAGTTGTGGGCGTGGTGCAGCAAATAATTCAGAACAGGGGCGGTGAGTTAGATGTGATCTTAGGAGGGGGAGTTTTAATGATCAACGGGCTGGAACGCAGAGACTGTCAAGGCTCGCCTATGACCCCGGAAACATTGCGTATTTGTCAGGCCAATGTCTCCGTTAGAGTGTGGCAGGGACACGGCGGCCAATGGGAGTCAGAGATGCGTTACAGGTGTAATCGCCTCAACATTGGCAGTTTCACAACCGTGGAGGACGCCATCTCAACTTATGAGCTCGTAGCAAGGTTGAGTGGATGGATGGATGTTACTGATTTCCCTGGACTCTCTGAAAATGCAAACAGATCAAAACTGTTGCTGCAGTTGCCACCATCAGCACAAGAAGAGAAACCATGA